Within the Borrelia miyamotoi genome, the region CAGCACCAATGACTAGTTGGGGAGAACTAATAAAAAATGGAATTTCCACATTTATTGAATACCCATGGAAAATTTTTATCCCAGCAGCAGTCATGACAATATTTTTATTATTTATGAACTTTTTAGGAGACGGATTAAGAGATGCATTTGATCCAAAAGACAATCTCTAGGAGAAACTAAATGAAGGAAGAGTACATACTAGATATAAGAAATCTATCAATTGAATTCAAATTAAAGCATGCAACAATAAATCCCATAAACAACATAAACTTAAAAATGAAAAAAGGAGAAATCAGAGCTATTGTTGGAGAATCTGGTAGTGGAAAATCTGTTACAAGCATGGCAATACTAAAACTATTACCAGAAATTACAACAGTATACAAAACTGGAGAAATACTATTTGAGGGACAAAACTTACTAGCGCTTAGCGAAAAAGAGCTTCAAATTATTAGAGGTAATAAAATAGCAATGATATTCCAAGATCCAATGACTTCTTTAAATCCATACTTAAGAATATCTACACAAATTGAAGAAACAATAATGCTACATCAAAAATTAGACAAAAAGACAGCTCAACAAAAAGCAATAGAAATGTTGAAAACCGTTGGTGTTGTAAATGCAGAAGAAAGAATAGAGCATTATCCACATCAATTTTCAGGAGGGATGAGACAAATAGTTATGATTGCAATGGCCCTAAGCTGCTATCCATCATTATTAATTGCTGATGAACCTACTACAGCTCTTGATGTTACAATTCAAAAACAAATACTACTGCTTATTAAAAACCTGTCCAAGAAATTCAATACTTCCACTATATTAATAACTCATGATTTAGGAGTAGTTGCAGAAATTTGTGATACAGTATCTGTAATGTACCAAGGAAAATTTGTAGAAGAAGGTACAGTACAAGAAATATTTAAAAACCCTAAACATCCATACACAATTGGGCTTTTAAAATCAATACTTACCCTTGAGCAGGATCCAAATGAAAAACTATATTCAATTAAAGATAATCCTATTGAAATCACTACAGATATAAATTGAGGAGCTTTAAATGAACAAAGAAAAAGATATAATTCTTAAAGTAGAAAACTTAGTACAAACATTTACAATTGGAGAAGACTTCTTATTTTGGAAAAAAAAGCGTAAGGTTAATGCCGTAAATAACATAAGCTTTGAAGTTGAACGCAACAAAACATTAGGACTCGTTGGGGAATCTGGATGTGGAAAATCAACAACCTTAAGAACAATAATGCAACTCTATAAACCAACATCTGGTAGAATATATTTCAATGGAAAAGATATTACCAAGCTATCAAAAAAAGAACTTTTAAAGGTAAAAAAAGACATGCAGATGGTATTCCAAGACCCTCACACATCCCTTAATCCAAGAATGACAATAAAAGAAATAATAGCAGAACCACTAGTAATATATAATGAAAATAGAATCCTTCCAAGAACAAAACAAGAAATAGACAAAAGAGTAAACGAACTAATGGATATTACTGGCCTTGAAAAAAGAATGTTATCTAGATATCCACATGAATTCTCAGGAGGACAAAGACAAAGAATAGGCATAGCAAGAGCACTTGCTTTAAATCCCAAGCTCTTACTACTAGACGAAGCCGTGTCTGCACTAGATGTATCAATAAGAGCACAAATTTTAAATTTGCTTAAAGAGCTACAAAAGGAATTTAAGTTATCTTATCTGTTCATATCACACGACCTGGCAGTAGTAAAATATATGAGCGATAAAATTGCCGTAATGTATATGGGTGTCATTTTAGAAATTGCGCCTAGAGAAACTCTATTTTCAAACCCTAAGCATCCATATACAAAAACACTAATAGCATCTATCCCTGAAATTAATCCTGAAAAAATAAATAACAAAACTATCAAGCTCGACGAATCATCATTAATAAGTATACGCAAAACATCCCTAACACCAGAAAATGCACCTCTTGAAGAAGTAGAAAAGGATCATTTTGTATCTAAATATCTTTTTGATGAAATTCAGAGTTTTTTAGATGAATAAAGTAGAACTTTTATTCATCTAAAAAACTCTGAATTTATTAGTATAGGTACCATAAATTATGTAGACTCTTGTTTTAATTCCAATATCACCGATAAATTTTTTAAAACTGCTAACTCAAATTGCAGCTTTTAACTTCAAAAGACTAATTATCAAAATAAGAAACCTCAAAATCCATATTATTGTCAATGCCTTCAACTGCATATAGATTAATTCTATTAACATTATTCTTATCTATAACTTTATTTCCAGAATCAACAAAATAATAATAAATCCTACCTTTAGGAAGGTCTCTAAGCTTAATAGTATACACACCCTTATAAGGTTCTTGTTCAATTAATCTATTTAAAAACGGATTAAAATTATTAAAATTACCGGCTATTGTAACAATCTGTCCAGGACGACCTATATAAAAAAGCTCAACTTCTCTACCATCAGAAGAATCAATTGGATTGCGTAAAGACACATAACTATGATCTACGCCTATGTCAATTATAGAGAATGGTATTAAGTCTTTATTAAAGACTACATTTTTATTATACTCATCATTTGTCCAGATACCATCTATAACAAGCCTATATTTAATTTTACCAACTCTATGGGGAAGATTTACCTTTACAAAAAAAAGTCCATACTTATTTTTCTTAAACAAATACTTTTTTGAATAACTATCAAAATCAAAAGCAGCAAAAATTTTTCTAATACCTTTATTAGAAGGATAAAACATAATGACTCTCTTAGAGTCAACAATTGGTTCTAAATTATCCTTTCTTGTTGAAACTTCTAAAAATTCATTTAAAGATAAATCAAAATTTTCAATTACATAAGATTTTGAATAAACATTAACAAGATTAAAGAAAAAAACACAAAATAAAATAACCACTTCAACATTTTTCCCATCATTTGACTGAAAAATACAACAAACAATTCTTTCGCTAAAATACTACACATTTGTCTTGTTTGTTATTATACTAAAAACATATACTAAAGTAAATATACAAATATTAACCTATAAGGAGTTACAAAATGGGTTTTCATATTTATGAAATAAAAGCTAGACAAATAATTGATTCTAGAGGAAATCCAACAGTCGAAGCAGATGTAATACTTGAAGATGGTTCTATGGGTAGAGCAGCTGTCCCATCAGGTGCATCAACAGGAACAAATGAAGCTGTTGAATTAAGAGATGGCGACAAATCTGTTTATATGGGCAAAGGAGTACTTAAAGCAGTCGAAAATATAATAAACATTATATCTCCAGAACTTGAAGGAATGAATGCTTTAAACCAAGTTGAAATCGATAGAAAAATGATTGAACTTGATGGAACACCTAATAAATCAAAACTTGGAGCTAACGCTATTCTTGCAGTTTCAATGGCCACAGCTAGAGCAGCAGCCGAATACCTTGGACTTAAAATTTATCAATATCTTGGTGCCTACAAAGCCAACATTTTACCTACACCTATGTGTAACATTATAAATGGAGGTGCTCACTCTGATAACTCTGTTGATTTTCAAGAATTTATGATAATGCCAATTGGAGCAAAAACTTTCAGTGATGCAATAAGAATGGCTGCTGAAGTTTTTCACACACTCAAGAGAATTTTAAGCCAAAAGGGCTACTCAACAGCTGTTGGAGATGAGGGTGGATTTGCACCAAATCTAAAATCAAACGAAGAAGCTTGTGAAGTTATTATGGAAGCCATAAAAAATGCAGGATATAAACCTGGAACAGATATCGCAATTGCCCTAGATCCAGCAACATCTGAATTATATGATCCAAAAACAAAAAAATATGTGCTTAGATGGTCAACAAAAGAAGAACTTACTTCTGAAGAAATGGTTGAATATTGGGCAAAATGGGTAGAAAAATATCCTATCATATCAATTGAAGATGGAATGGCAGAAGAAGACTGGGATGGATGGAAAAAACTCACAGATAAAATCGGAGATAAAGTTCAACTTGTAGGAGATGATCTATTCGTTACAAATACATCATTCCTTAAAAAAGGAATTGAAATGAAAGTCGCAAATGCAATTCTTATTAAAGTAAATCAAATTGGAACATTGACTGAAACTTTTGAAGCTGTAGAGATGGCAAAAAAAGCAGGATATACTGCAATAGTTTCACACCGTTCAGGAGAAACAGAAGACACAACAATTGCTGATCTTGTTGTTGCACTTGGAACAGGACAAATTAAAACAGGTTCTTTATCAAGAACAGACAGAATAGCTAAATATAACCAACTCTTAAGAATAGAAGAAGAATTAGGAAGTATTGCCGAATACCATGGCAAAGATGTTTTTTATTCTATATAAATAAGAATATAAATAAGAATCACAAGTAAAGCCCTTTGAAGGGCTTTTTTCATACAAATAAAATGTAAAAACGAATACCTATCTTTTTGAAAATTGAAAACTTTTCCTAGCCTTCTTTTTACCGAATTTTTTACGCTCAACTTTTCTTGAATCTCTTGTTAAAAACCCATTAGCTCTAAGAATCATCTTATGCTCTTTATCAAGATCAAAAAGAGCTCTTGCAATACCATGCCTAATAGCACCAGCTTGACCTGAAATACCCCCACCATAAATGTTAATATAAAAATCATATTTTCCAAGAGTATTTGTCAAAACCAATGGAGATAAAGCAATTGCCTTTAACTTTTCAAGTTGCATATAAGAATCAACATCTTTACTATTGATCTTAATATCTCCCTTTCCTTCTCTAATATAAACCCTAGCAACAGAAGACTTTCTCCTTCCAGTACCCATCCCTAAATTAATATCCTTAACGTCTGAACTTGCCATTTTGCCTCTCTTCATAACTTAATTCTAATTTACAAGGATTTTGAGCTTTAAGCGTATGATTAGAATCAGCAAAAACTCTAAGATTCCGAAAAAGCTCACGCCCCAAAGGTCCTTTTGGTAACATGCCTTTAATAGCTATCTCAAGAGGTGCTGTTGGCTTTCTATCAGACAATGTTCTAAAAGTATCAGAGTAAAGTCCTCCAGGATACCTTGAATGTCTATAATAAATTTTCTGAAAATATTTCTTACCAGTAAGCCTGATCTTTGAAGCATTGATAATTACAACATTATCACCTAAATCTTGGTGTGGCGTATAATAAGGCTTATGCTTACCTCTCAAAATTCTAACAACTTCTGTAGCAACTCTACCAAGAACTTTATCTGCCGCATCAATTATATACCACTTTTTCTCCACACACTTTGGCTTAATCCATATTGTCTTATTACTTGTTATCCTCTTCATAATAATGCACAGACCTCTCTTAGATATTCTACAAAATTATACTCCTTCATTGTATTATTTGCAAGTTAACCTGTCAATACTGACAACCCCAAATTTTTCCTTTAGTCTAAGCGAAACTTTGAAAAACCCATCTAAATCTCCTTTAGAAAATTTTAAAGGAACAAGAGAAGGGGTGTTAAAAATAGGGCTAATTAAATAGCCACTCTTTAAATACTCATTAAAAACTTCATTATGATACTCAAACCTATAAAGAGGAAACATATATCTATTAATTATTCTAAACATAGGTGTAGAAAAAACATTAAAATTAATTTTTAAACTCTTTTCATAAGACAAAATACTAGTAAACATATGCCTAGCAACCGCTAAAGTTAAAGCATCAAAAGTATCTCTAAATTCTATTTTTCTAGACAAATTATCTACTATAGCAACGCTAATAGACATACACCCAGGCATTGGAATATTTACAAGCATAGGATATCTAAAATTATTAAATCCAACCCTAAATTCATATATGCCCTGTTTTTCTTCCCAAGGATTACTAAAACAACTCTGACCTGTTAAAGACAATAAAAAATCTCTAGCATCCTTCTCAAACTTAAAAACACATACAAAACCTGCTTCCTTAAAAAAAGAAAAAAGAACATTTTCAAATTGCTTTCTAAATACAGAAGGATAAGAAGCCGTAAGACCTCTTGAAAAAGTTTGCTTAAGAATAAGATTTAACCCTTTAACTCTATGCCCCAAAAAGCTCAGACCTCCATTTAAGTATAAATCTAAATATCTATTACCATTAATATCATAAAGATAAAAAAACCTTGCCCTTTTAATTATAGGTAAACAATCAACCAAAGATTCTCTACACATCCCTTAATTTGCCCATTAAAATTTCATTCGCAAGAATGGGATTAACCTTACCAGAAGCTTTACGCATAATTTGCCCCATCATAAACCTAATTGCATGACTTTTACCTTTCTTATAAAGTTCAATTGATTTAGGATTTTCATTTAGAACCTCAATTACAATTGATTCAATAAAAGATTCATCACTTATCTGTTCTAAATTTTTTTCATTAATAATGACCGCAGAAGAAACATTGCGCTCAAGCATTTCCAAAAATACTTCTTTTGCAATCTTACCACTTACCTTTCCGCTAACAATAAATTCAACAAGTTCACTAATATATGATGGTGATAAACTAAAATTAAGTATGCTTATTTCTTTATCATTCAGCACACTCAATACCTCAGATAATATCCAATTCGCAAC harbors:
- a CDS encoding ABC transporter ATP-binding protein, which translates into the protein MNKEKDIILKVENLVQTFTIGEDFLFWKKKRKVNAVNNISFEVERNKTLGLVGESGCGKSTTLRTIMQLYKPTSGRIYFNGKDITKLSKKELLKVKKDMQMVFQDPHTSLNPRMTIKEIIAEPLVIYNENRILPRTKQEIDKRVNELMDITGLEKRMLSRYPHEFSGGQRQRIGIARALALNPKLLLLDEAVSALDVSIRAQILNLLKELQKEFKLSYLFISHDLAVVKYMSDKIAVMYMGVILEIAPRETLFSNPKHPYTKTLIASIPEINPEKINNKTIKLDESSLISIRKTSLTPENAPLEEVEKDHFVSKYLFDEIQSFLDE
- a CDS encoding ABC transporter ATP-binding protein — protein: MKEEYILDIRNLSIEFKLKHATINPINNINLKMKKGEIRAIVGESGSGKSVTSMAILKLLPEITTVYKTGEILFEGQNLLALSEKELQIIRGNKIAMIFQDPMTSLNPYLRISTQIEETIMLHQKLDKKTAQQKAIEMLKTVGVVNAEERIEHYPHQFSGGMRQIVMIAMALSCYPSLLIADEPTTALDVTIQKQILLLIKNLSKKFNTSTILITHDLGVVAEICDTVSVMYQGKFVEEGTVQEIFKNPKHPYTIGLLKSILTLEQDPNEKLYSIKDNPIEITTDIN
- the rpsI gene encoding 30S ribosomal protein S9; the protein is MASSDVKDINLGMGTGRRKSSVARVYIREGKGDIKINSKDVDSYMQLEKLKAIALSPLVLTNTLGKYDFYINIYGGGISGQAGAIRHGIARALFDLDKEHKMILRANGFLTRDSRKVERKKFGKKKARKSFQFSKR
- the rplM gene encoding 50S ribosomal protein L13 — its product is MKRITSNKTIWIKPKCVEKKWYIIDAADKVLGRVATEVVRILRGKHKPYYTPHQDLGDNVVIINASKIRLTGKKYFQKIYYRHSRYPGGLYSDTFRTLSDRKPTAPLEIAIKGMLPKGPLGRELFRNLRVFADSNHTLKAQNPCKLELSYEERQNGKFRR
- the eno gene encoding phosphopyruvate hydratase; translation: MGFHIYEIKARQIIDSRGNPTVEADVILEDGSMGRAAVPSGASTGTNEAVELRDGDKSVYMGKGVLKAVENIINIISPELEGMNALNQVEIDRKMIELDGTPNKSKLGANAILAVSMATARAAAEYLGLKIYQYLGAYKANILPTPMCNIINGGAHSDNSVDFQEFMIMPIGAKTFSDAIRMAAEVFHTLKRILSQKGYSTAVGDEGGFAPNLKSNEEACEVIMEAIKNAGYKPGTDIAIALDPATSELYDPKTKKYVLRWSTKEELTSEEMVEYWAKWVEKYPIISIEDGMAEEDWDGWKKLTDKIGDKVQLVGDDLFVTNTSFLKKGIEMKVANAILIKVNQIGTLTETFEAVEMAKKAGYTAIVSHRSGETEDTTIADLVVALGTGQIKTGSLSRTDRIAKYNQLLRIEEELGSIAEYHGKDVFYSI